In the genome of cyanobacterium endosymbiont of Braarudosphaera bigelowii, one region contains:
- the clpB gene encoding ATP-dependent chaperone ClpB, producing the protein MQPTDPNKFTRKVWEAIVETPKIAKENKHQQIESEHLMKFLMKGDELSIRIFRKANVDINKVQDFTENFIINQPKISNSIESVYLGYSLDKLFDKSEKFRKEFQDHYISIEHILLAYGYDHRFGIDLFKEINLSQERLEKVIKEIRGKEKVVDQNPEIKYESLVKYGRDLTELAEKGKLDPVIGRDDEIRRTIQILSRRTKNNPVLIGEPGVGKTAIVEGLAQRIINRDVPESLRDRKLIVLDMGSLIAGAKYRGEFEERLKAVLKEVTDSEGNIILFVDEIHTVVGAGASQGAMDAGNLLKPMLARGELHCIGATTLDEYRKYIEKDAALERRFQSVIVNEPNVIDTISILRGLKERYEVHHGVKIADTALVAAAILSDRYISDRFLPDKAIDLIDESAAKLKIEITSKPEELDEIDRKILQLEMERLSLDKEQDQLSCERLKILEEELSALKQEQFNLNLRWQTEKTLIDEILQLKKTIDQVNLEIQQSERDYDLNKAAELRYGKLSKLQEQIKDLESKTINHQDKILLREEVVSSDIAEIISRWTGIPLHKLVQSEKEKLLNLENDLHKRVVGQEEAVTAVADSIQRSRAGLADPERPIASFLFLGPTGVGKTELARALAKSLFDTEESIVRIDMSEYMERHSISRLIGAPPGYVGYDEGGQLSEAIRRHPYAVILFDEIEKAHADIFNIMLQILDDGRLTDSQGRTINFKNTIIIMTSNIGSQYILDVVDDDSRYSEMYSRVIKTVQNNFRPEFLNRIDEIIIFHGLQKSQLREIVKLQTQLLSNRLEEQKIHIELSESALDFIANIGYDPIYGARPLKRAIQRYVETPIAKLLLKGEFVAEDTIIVDTKNEVLNFTKRVFKN; encoded by the coding sequence ATGCAACCTACAGATCCTAACAAATTCACAAGAAAAGTATGGGAAGCAATTGTTGAAACTCCTAAAATTGCAAAAGAAAATAAACATCAACAAATTGAAAGTGAGCATTTAATGAAATTTCTTATGAAAGGAGATGAGTTATCTATAAGAATATTTCGTAAAGCAAATGTTGATATAAACAAAGTACAAGATTTCACCGAAAATTTTATTATTAATCAACCTAAAATATCTAACTCTATAGAGTCTGTTTATCTTGGATATAGCTTGGATAAACTTTTTGATAAAAGTGAAAAATTTCGCAAAGAATTCCAGGATCATTATATTTCTATAGAACATATACTTCTAGCATATGGTTATGATCATCGCTTTGGAATAGATCTATTTAAGGAAATAAATCTATCTCAAGAACGGTTAGAAAAAGTTATTAAAGAAATTAGAGGTAAGGAAAAAGTGGTTGACCAAAATCCAGAAATCAAGTATGAATCATTAGTAAAATATGGAAGAGATTTAACAGAATTAGCTGAAAAAGGAAAACTTGATCCAGTTATAGGAAGAGACGATGAAATTCGTCGTACTATTCAGATTCTATCTCGCAGAACTAAAAATAATCCTGTTTTAATTGGAGAACCTGGAGTTGGAAAAACAGCAATTGTTGAAGGACTAGCTCAAAGAATCATTAATAGAGATGTTCCTGAATCTTTGCGAGATAGAAAACTTATTGTTTTAGATATGGGTTCTTTAATTGCAGGCGCAAAATATCGAGGAGAGTTTGAAGAAAGATTGAAAGCGGTTTTAAAAGAAGTTACTGATTCCGAAGGAAATATTATTTTATTTGTTGATGAAATACATACTGTAGTTGGAGCAGGTGCTAGTCAGGGAGCAATGGATGCTGGTAATTTACTTAAACCTATGTTGGCAAGAGGTGAATTACATTGTATTGGAGCAACAACACTTGATGAGTATAGAAAGTATATTGAAAAAGACGCTGCTTTAGAACGACGTTTTCAATCAGTCATCGTCAATGAACCTAATGTAATTGATACAATCTCAATTCTACGTGGACTAAAAGAACGCTATGAAGTTCATCACGGAGTAAAAATAGCCGATACAGCATTGGTAGCTGCTGCAATATTATCTGATCGTTATATTAGTGATCGTTTTTTACCTGATAAGGCTATCGATTTAATAGATGAGTCTGCTGCTAAACTTAAAATAGAAATTACTTCTAAGCCAGAAGAGTTAGATGAAATTGATCGTAAAATTCTTCAACTAGAAATGGAACGTCTTTCTTTAGATAAAGAGCAAGATCAGTTATCCTGTGAGCGATTAAAAATTTTGGAAGAAGAACTTTCTGCTTTGAAACAAGAACAATTTAATCTTAATTTACGGTGGCAGACAGAAAAGACGTTGATTGATGAGATACTACAATTAAAAAAAACTATTGATCAAGTTAACTTGGAAATCCAACAATCTGAACGAGATTATGATCTTAACAAAGCTGCTGAATTACGATATGGAAAATTATCAAAGTTACAGGAGCAGATAAAAGATTTAGAAAGTAAGACTATAAATCATCAAGATAAAATCTTACTTAGAGAAGAAGTAGTCTCATCAGATATTGCTGAAATTATATCCCGGTGGACAGGAATTCCTCTTCATAAATTAGTACAGTCGGAAAAGGAAAAATTACTAAATTTAGAAAACGATCTCCATAAAAGAGTAGTTGGACAAGAAGAAGCTGTGACTGCTGTTGCGGACTCTATACAGAGATCAAGAGCTGGCCTTGCTGATCCAGAACGTCCTATTGCCAGTTTCCTTTTTCTTGGACCTACTGGAGTTGGAAAAACTGAATTAGCTAGAGCACTTGCAAAGAGCTTATTTGATACTGAAGAGTCAATAGTACGAATTGATATGTCTGAATATATGGAAAGACATAGTATATCTCGCTTAATTGGAGCACCTCCAGGATATGTTGGATATGATGAGGGAGGACAACTAAGTGAAGCTATTCGTCGTCATCCATATGCAGTAATTCTTTTTGACGAGATAGAAAAAGCCCATGCTGATATCTTTAATATTATGTTACAAATTCTTGACGATGGTAGGTTAACTGATTCTCAGGGGCGCACTATTAACTTTAAGAATACCATTATTATTATGACTAGTAATATAGGATCACAATATATCTTAGATGTTGTGGATGATGATTCTCGTTATAGTGAAATGTATTCACGTGTTATTAAAACTGTACAAAATAATTTTCGTCCTGAATTTCTCAACCGCATCGATGAAATAATAATTTTCCATGGATTACAAAAATCTCAATTAAGGGAAATTGTTAAATTACAAACTCAGCTATTAAGCAATCGTCTAGAAGAACAAAAAATACATATCGAACTATCAGAGTCTGCCTTAGATTTTATTGCCAATATCGGATACGATCCTATTTATGGAGCTAGGCCTTTAAAAAGAGCGATTCAAAGATACGTGGAAACTCCTATTGCTAAGTTACTTCTTAAAGGAGAGTTCGTAGCAGAAGATACAATTATCGTAGATACTAAAAATGAAGTATTAAATTTTACAAAAAGGGTGTTCAAGAATTAA